The Anaerolineae bacterium genome contains the following window.
TTTGGCGTGTTAGCTCCGTGGGCGGCCAACGCCATTTATTTGGCCGGTCTGACCCCGGTTGACCCCACCCCCCTAGCTTTTGCGCTAACGGGCCTTGCTTTGAGTTGGGGCGTCTTTCGTTTCCGGCTGCTGAACGTGACGCCGGTGCTGCGCCGAACCATTGTAGACTTGATGAACGATGCCATTATTGCCCTGGACACGCAAAACCGAATTATTGACCTCAACCCGGCGGCTCAACGCCTCATCGGGCGCAATCTGGCTCAAACAATCGGCCAACCAAGCGCCTCCATCCTGGCCGATTTAATTGACCCGTACCAGATGCTCAGAGACGGCCACAGCGAAATAACGCTCACTCAGCCCAACGAACCGGCCCGCCATTTCGACCTAAACATTTCTCCTTTACAGAGCCGGCAAAACCGTCTGCTGGGACACCTGCTAGTTTTGCGCGACATTACGCCCCGCAAGCAGGTAGAAGAGCAATTGCGCCAACTGTCCCGCGCCGTTGAGCAAAGCCCTAACATTGTGATTATTACCAATACCAACGGCAACATTGAATACGTCAATCCCAAATTCACCCAGGTAACAGGCTATACCGCCGAAGAAGCCCTGGGGCAAAATCCGCGCATTCTCAAATCAGGCGACATGTCACCCGCAGACTACAAACATTTATGGGAAACAATTGCCGCCGGACACGAATGGCGGGGAGAACTGCATAACCGGCGGAAGGATGGCGAGTCGTACTGGGCCTCTGTCTCAATTTCACCGGTGCGAACCGCAGAAGGGGTTATCACCCGCTTTGTGGGCGTGCAAGAAGACATCACCGCCCGCAAACAGGCTGAACAAGCCCTGGCCCTGGCCCGCGACCAGGCCCTTGAAGCCAGCCGCTTAAAAAGTCAACTCCTGGCTAATGTAAGCCACGACCTGCGCACGCCGCTTAATGCCATCTTGGGCTACGCCGAAATGCTACAAGAAGGCGTTTATGGCCCACTCCCAGATAAACAATGTGGAGCCATTTCAGAAATCATTGAAAGTACGGGGCAATTGCTGAACTTTGTCAACAACCTTTTGGGACAGGCCCAGATTGAAGCCGGTAAAGTGAAACTCAACCTGGCTTCCCTTTCACCCGCAAAATTGATTGAGGATGTCAAGTCTATGTTGGACGTGGTCGCCCGGGCTAAAGGTTTGACCCTCACGGCCGATATTGCGTTCAACATGCCAGCCACCATTCCCGGCGACCTGTACTGGCTGCGCCAAATTTTAGCAAACCTGATTAACAATGCCATCAAATTTACCGAACCGCCCGGTTCGGTTCACGTGTATATTTTCCAACCCAACGAAACTCAATGGGCCATGCAAGTCTCCGACACGGGCCAGGGCATTCCCGCCGAAGCCCAATCCTATATTTTTGATGCTTTTCGTCAGGTAGACGGTACTGTCACCCGTGGGCATACCGGCTCGGGGTTAGGCTTGTCAATTGTTAAAGAATTGACCACCCTGATGCAAGGCCAAATTACGCTTGAGAGCAAAGTTGGTGAGGGAAGTAGCTTCACGGTTTTTTTGCCACTCTTGTCACTTGAGGAGAAAACATAATGGCAAATCCCCTTGCTTTCATCATTGAGGATGACGACAAATTGGCCACTATCTTTGCCGAAGCGTTACGCATGGCCGAATTCGAAACCGAAGTGGTGCAGGATGGTCATACCGCCCTGACCCGGCTGGCCAATACAACGCCGGCCGTGGTGGTGTTAGACCTACATCTGCCTCACGTTTCGGGCCAGGAAATTTTGCAGCAAATCCGGGGTGATGAACGGCTGGCCAAAACGCGCATCATCCTGGCCACCGCCGATGCCCTGATGGCTGAACATCTCAGACAAAAAGCCGATTTGGTGCTGATCAAGCCCATCAGCTTCAGCCAATTACGCGATTTGTCCGCCCGCCTGCGCCCGCGTGATTGAGTAAACTCATGCCACTAAAAACCAAGAAAGGGGGCAGCTTGCAAGCTGCCCCCTTTCTTATCATTGGTAGACTTGTTTACTCACTCAGGCAAGACCACTCCTGGGGACCTTCACCAAAGTTCAGCCCCACCAGGATAACGTCAAGCACATCAACGTTACCGCTGTGGTTGATGTCGGCGGCGCCAGGCATAGCGGCTACGCCAGCAGTGCCAAAACCAAGCCCAATAACTACAGCATCGGTAATATCCACATGGTCATCATCATTGATATCACCGCTCAATAGCGCCGTGTTTGTCAATCGTGTTTCTGGCTGCGCGCTAAGAGAAGCGCTACAGACAGCAGGGAGATAACCCGCTGCATCGGCCTTAATGGTGGTCATTCCTGAAGGTATTTCGGCGGTCAGCGCAAAATTACCGGCGTTATCGGTAGTGGCGCTCATCTGCCCGGTAGATTGCCC
Protein-coding sequences here:
- a CDS encoding PAS domain S-box protein, which gives rise to MLWQFTPYIILSFTAAVISTALAIYAWRHRAIPGAGALAFLMLVIGEWSLASTLELAVVDLPGKIFWSKVQYLGIVALPVAWLAFAWLFTNQDKRLTRRSLILLSIIPVITLLLVWTNEVHGLIWVYTGLTTNGSSVVLDVAYGPWFWVQASFAYILLLLGTILLVQMLLRASHLYRLQVGILLFGVLAPWAANAIYLAGLTPVDPTPLAFALTGLALSWGVFRFRLLNVTPVLRRTIVDLMNDAIIALDTQNRIIDLNPAAQRLIGRNLAQTIGQPSASILADLIDPYQMLRDGHSEITLTQPNEPARHFDLNISPLQSRQNRLLGHLLVLRDITPRKQVEEQLRQLSRAVEQSPNIVIITNTNGNIEYVNPKFTQVTGYTAEEALGQNPRILKSGDMSPADYKHLWETIAAGHEWRGELHNRRKDGESYWASVSISPVRTAEGVITRFVGVQEDITARKQAEQALALARDQALEASRLKSQLLANVSHDLRTPLNAILGYAEMLQEGVYGPLPDKQCGAISEIIESTGQLLNFVNNLLGQAQIEAGKVKLNLASLSPAKLIEDVKSMLDVVARAKGLTLTADIAFNMPATIPGDLYWLRQILANLINNAIKFTEPPGSVHVYIFQPNETQWAMQVSDTGQGIPAEAQSYIFDAFRQVDGTVTRGHTGSGLGLSIVKELTTLMQGQITLESKVGEGSSFTVFLPLLSLEEKT
- a CDS encoding response regulator transcription factor, with the protein product MANPLAFIIEDDDKLATIFAEALRMAEFETEVVQDGHTALTRLANTTPAVVVLDLHLPHVSGQEILQQIRGDERLAKTRIILATADALMAEHLRQKADLVLIKPISFSQLRDLSARLRPRD